A stretch of Xenopus laevis strain J_2021 chromosome 8S, Xenopus_laevis_v10.1, whole genome shotgun sequence DNA encodes these proteins:
- the sh3bgrl.S gene encoding SH3 domain-binding glutamic acid-rich-like protein isoform X2, with the protein MLYQQIKKKQQDVLGFLHAVKIEYEEKDIATNEENRKWMRENVPEDCRPTNGIPLPPQIFNKSQYCGDYDAFFEARENNVVYAFLGLTAPPGSKEAEALAKQNAESS; encoded by the exons attaaGAAGAAACAGCAAGATGTCCTAGGGTTTTTACATGCTGTTAAAATTGAATATGAAGAAAAAGATATTGCAACCAATGAAGAGAATCGAAAGTGGATGAGAGAGAATGTTCCTGAGGATTGCCGACCAACAAATGGTATCCCACTACCTCCTCAGATCTTCAATAAAAGCCAATATTGTGGG GATTATGATGCCTTCTTTGAAGCACGAGAGAATAATGTAGTCTATGCTTTCCTTGGGTTGACAGCCCCACCTGGTTCAAAG gaaGCTGAGGCTTTGGCAAAGCAGAATGCAGAATCATCATAA